The proteins below are encoded in one region of Xenopus laevis strain J_2021 chromosome 8L, Xenopus_laevis_v10.1, whole genome shotgun sequence:
- the LOC108699083 gene encoding olfactory receptor 1020: protein MSFSGFFFSSSDVMEVIEDSNITTVNRFILLGLADTPYLKAINITAFLIIYIVTLSVNSLLIIMVRISLRLHTPMYFFLCILSIVDISLSSTTVPKSLVITLTQDKSVSVFDCALQMFFHSALGATECIILAVMAYDRYVAICKPLHYNTVMNKTFCICITGSCWAVGCINSGVQVVYTFQLPFCRSHQVNHFFCEVPPFLRLSCRDTWFNEVSLYISGSTIGLCSLSLTLISYVYIISTIFNIRSIQGRHRAFSTCTSHLIVISLFYGTLIFMYLLPRSRYSPDTDKTVSIIYTVVIPMLNPIIYSIRNADIKKAIREKLTSHQNL from the coding sequence ATGtcattttcaggctttttcttcAGCTCTAGTGATGTAATGGAAGTTATTGAGGACTCAAACATAACTACTGTCAACAGATTTATTCTCCTTGGCCTTGCTGATACACCATACCTAAAGGCCATAAACATTACAGCCTTCCTCATCATCTATATAGTTACATTGTCAGTAAACTCTCTACTTATCATCATGGTAAGAATCAGTTTACGACTCCACACTCCAATGTATTTCTTCTTATGTATCCTCTCCATTGTCGACATCAGCCTCTCTTCAACAACAGTACCTAAAAGCCTGGTCATCACTTTAACGCAGGATAAAAGTGTTTCAGTCTTTGATTGTGCTTTACAGATGTTCTTCCATTCAGCCCTAGGTGCAACGGAGTGTATTATTCTGGCTGTTATGGCCTATGACAGATACGTTGCCATCTGTAAACCTCTGCACTATAACACAGTTATGAACAAGACATTCTGTATTTGTATTACAGGCAGCTGCTGGGCTGTGGGTTGCATAAACTCTGGTGTTCAAGTTGTATACACCTTCCAGTTACCATTTTGCAGGTCCCACCAAGTCAACCATTTTTTCTGTGAGGTGCCTCCATTTCTCCGTCTCTCTTGCAGAGATACATGGTTTAATGAGGTATCATTGTACATCTCAGGTAGCACAATTGGCCTTTGTTCACTTTCCTTAACTCTTATTTCATATGTTTATATAATCTCTACCATTTTCAATATCCGTTCCATTCAAGGAAGACATAGAGCTTTCTCTACTTGTACCTCACATCTCATTGTGATCTCCCTGTTCTATGGGACTCTCATTTTCATGTACTTGCTTCCTCGCTCCAGATACTCTCCAGATACAGACAAGACTGTATCCATTATTTACACAGTTGTGATTCCAATGCTGAACCCCATCATCTATAGCATAAGGAATGCCGACATCAAAAAAGCCATAAGAGAAAAACTGACCAGTCACCAAAACTTGTGA
- the LOC108699084 gene encoding olfactory receptor 5B21, whose protein sequence is MMMRINLRLHTPMYFFLSNLSIIDIGISSSVVPKLVIITITQDKSISRLDCALQIFFHSALVTTECIILAVMAYDRYVAICKPLHYNTIMNKRFCISMSTVCWAVGCINCGIHVPYTLQLPFCRSHHVNHFFCEIPVILSMSCQDTRLHEVSMYISACTLGLSSFMLIVFSYIYIITTILNIHCTEGRHKAFSTCASHLTVVSLYYGPLMFMYLRPHFRNSPSTEKIASVIYTIVTPMLNPIIYSIRNKDIKITTEQAVIKLFHTLHR, encoded by the coding sequence ATGATGATGAGAATCAATTTGCGGCTTCACACCCCAATGTATTTCTTCTTAAGCAACTTGTCCATCATTGACATTGGCATAAGTTCTTCAGTAGTACCTAAACTTGTCATAATTACAATAACTCAAGATAAAAGTATTTCACGTCTTGATTGTGCTTTGCAGATTTTCTTCCATTCTGCCCTAGTAACGACTGAGTGTATTATTCTGGCTGTTATGGCCTATGACAGATACGTGGCCATCTGTAAACCTCTGCACTATAACACAATTATGAACAAAAGATTCTGCATTTCCATGTCTACTGTTTGCTGGGCTGTGGGTTGTATCAATTGTGGCATTCATGTACCATACACCTTACAACTGCCTTTTTGTAGGTCCCACCATGTCaaccattttttctgtgaaaTACCTGTGATTTTAAGCATGTCTTGCCAAGATACCAGGCTTCATGAGGTTTCAATGTACATCTCAGCTTGTACACTTGGCCTTAGTTCattcatgttgattgttttttcatatatttatataatcactACTATTCTGAATATCCATTGCACTGAAGGAAGACATAAAGCTTTCTCTACATGTGCATCACATCTCACAGTGGTCTCTCTGTACTATGGGCCCCTGATGTTCATGTATTTGCGTCCTCACTTCAGAAACTCTCCTAGCACAGAGAAGATTGCATCTGTTATTTACACAATTGTGACTCCAATGCTAAATCCCATCATCTATAGCATAAGAAATAAAGATATCAAAATTACCACTGAACAAGCAGTCATAAAATTATTCCATACCTTACATAGATAA